The region GAAGCGTGCCCTGGATCAGATCCAGAAGCTCACCGATGAGTTTATCGCCAAAGTCGATGAATCCCTCAAGGCCAAAGAGGCCGATATCCTTCGGGTCTGATCGATGGATGTAGAAAAGATTTACAAGGACGCCGGCGCTCTGCTGGAGGGCCATTTCATCCTCTCCAGCGGCAACCACTCCAACCGATATCTCCAGAGTGCCAAGGTTCTTGAGGATCCCAAGCGTGCAGAGCTGCTGGCCAAGGAACTGGCCCGACTCATCCAAGAGAGCGGCCTCGAAGTAGAAACGGTCTGTGCTCCCGCCCTGGGCGGGGTGCTGGCAGGATACGAGCTTGCCCGAGCCCTCGGAGTGCGCTCCATTTTCGTTGAACGCAAAGAGGGGCAGATGCAGCTGCGTCGCGGATTTGAAGTTCACCCCGGAGAAAAAGTGCTGATCTGTGAAGACATCATCACTACTGGCGGTTCCGCGATGGAGGCGGCCAAGATCATCGAAAGCCTTGGGGCCGAGATCGTAGGTTTCGCCGCCCTGGCCAATCGGGGATTCTGCAGCCGCAGCGGAAGCGGCAAAGCAGCCAAGCCGGAGTGCAAGCTCCCCGCCGATAAGCCTTTTTTCGCCCTGGATGATTTCGAATTCGAAATGTATTCTCCGGAAGAGTGCCCTATGTGCAAAGAGGGAAGCGAAGCCGTCAAACCCGGCAGCCGCAGTTAACGGGGGCTCTTCCCGCTTTTTTCTCCTCCACTATCCCAGAGTGGTCTACATATCTTTTATTCCAAACTGGATCAATACCTATTTAGATCGTAATAAAAACTTGGAAATTATTTGGAGAGTCATCGGCCCGTTTGGGTCCGATTATGAAGTTACTTTTCTTTCTTGGGAGTCACGTACATAGTGATATAGCGTCCCTCCTGGTGAGGGGCTTTTTCCATAACACCGATATCTTCGATCATCGGCCAGACACGTTTGAGGACTTCCACTCCCAATTCAGGATTGGCCATTTCACGGCCCCGCAGGAAAACCCTCAGTTTGACATGTTTGCCCTTTTCAAGGAACTCCCGTGCATGTTTGACTTTGTAGGCGATGTCGTTATCGGCGATCTTGCAAGAGAATTTTACCTCTTTGACTTCGATCTTCTTTTGGTTTTTCTTCGCCTCTTTTTTCTTCTTCTCTACCTGGTACTTATGTTTCCCGTAGTCCATAATCTTGGCGACCGGCGGAGTGGCATCAGGGGAGATAAGGACCAGGTCAAGCCCTTTCTCTTCGGCAATCTTGAGCGCATCTGCCCGGGGGATGATCCCGTATTGCTCTTTGTCGTCACCGACGACGCGAAGTTCGCGTGCCCGTATGGCGTCATTCATAATGACGCTGTCCTCTCTTCTTTTCCCCCGTGTGTTGCGCTGTTGTTTACTCAAATTTTCCCTTCTTGAAGTTCTTTGCTTAATTGTAGCATAAAATCATCGGCTGACAGATTGTACTGCTCCTTTTTACGGCGGTCCCGGACGGCTACGGAACGGTTTTTTACCTCTTCATCTCCCACGATCACCACGTAGGGGACTTTCTGTTTCTCCGCCAGGCGGATTCGCTTGTTCAGCGAATCGTTGCGGTCATAGATCTCGCTGTCGATCTCCCGCTCCATCAGGGCTTCGGCCAACTCTTTGGCATAGGCGGTATGCTCCGCGGCAATGGGAACGAAGATCACCTGGGTCGGGGCGATGAAGAAGGGAAACTCTCCGGCATAATGCTCCGTCAGGATGGCAATGAAGCGCTCGAAGCTTCCCAGGATCGCCCGGTGAATCATTACCGGACGCTTGCGGGTATTGTCCTCGGCGACATACTCCACGTCGAAACGCTCAGGGAGGTTGAAATCCACCTGCACCGTACCGCACTGCCATTTCCGTCCGATGGCATCGGTGATCTTGACATCGATCTTGGGACCGTAGAAAGCTCCGCCCCCCTCGTCGATCCCATACTCCAAACCGTTCTCGTCCAGCGCATCCTTAAGCGCCTGGGTAGCTACCTCCCAGACTTCGTCGTCTCCGATCGCCTTTTCGGGCTTGGTGGAGATCTCCATCGTGTACTCGAAGCCGAACTTCTTCATCACCGCATCGACGAACTCCACCACTTCCAGAACCACCGGCTTGATCTGTTCGGGGGTACAGAAGATATGAGCATCGTCCTGGGTGAATTCCCGCACCCTCAGCAGACCGTGGAGCACCCCGCTCTTTTCGTGGCGGTGGACGACGCCGTACTCGAAATATTTCAGCGGAAGGTCCCGGTAACTCTTGGTGGAGTTTTTGAAGATCAGGATATGTCCGATGCAGTTCATCGGCTTGAGGCCGTACTCCTGGCCGTCGATCTCCGTCAGGTACATATTCTCCCCGTAGCAGGCGTAATGGCCGCTGGTGCGCCACATATCGGCTTTGAGAATCTCGGGGCCCCGGACCGGCTCATAACCCCGGCGACGATGGGAGCGCCAGAGGATCTGCTCCAGTTTGCTGCGCAGACGCGCCCCCTTGGGGAGCCAGAAGGGCAGCCCCGCTCCGGCCTCTTCGTTGAACATAAAGAGTTCGAGCTCGGTGCCCAGCTTGCGATGATCGCGCCGTTTGGCCTCCTCCATCATCTGCTGCCACTTTTTGAGGGACTCCTTGTCGGCAAAGGCGATGCCGTAGATGCGGGTGAGCATCTCGGCATTCTCATCTCCGCCCAGATAGGCTCCCGCGACCCGGGTCAGCTTGAAGTTGTGCAGAAAACGGGTGTTGGGGACGTGGGGACCGCGGCAGAGATCTTCAAAATCTCCCTGGCGGTAGATGGAGACGGTTTCGGAAGGGATGTTTTTCAATACCGCCTGTTTGAGATCGTCGTTTTTGAACTTTTCGACCGCTTCGGCTTTGCTGATCTCGTACTTTTCGATGGGGAGCTTCTTTTTGACCAGCTCTTTCATTTTTTTTTCGATCTTTTTGAGGTCCTCTTCCCCGATCTTTTCGGAAGTACGGAAGTCGTAATAGAATCCCTCATCCACGACGGGCCCGACGAAGAATTGGGCATCGGGATAGAGTTCCCGGATCGCCTGTGCCATCAGGTGGGCTGTGGAGTGACGGATGATCTCCAGCGCCTCCGGAGAATTGTCAAAGAAAATCTCCCGGCACCCTTCGCAGGAATCGCCAGCACTCTGGGTATCGACAAGCTCTCCCCTGTCATTGATATAGCCTATGATGTTTTCACTCACTGTAAACCCTTTTGTCACGATCGTTTGTGCAGATTATAATGGGGCCGATTATAGCAGATCGGCATTAGAATTTAGAGGGGACAACTCCCCGATCAGAGCTCTAGGCCAGAGTCACACCCCGCTCGCCACTGACCAGTTCTCCGATGACATAGGCATCGGTCCGCTCCAAAATCGCGTCGACGTGCTCGGGCTCTGCGACCCAGATCATCCCCACTCCCATATTGAAGGTGCGGAACATCTCCTCTTCCTCCACGTAGTTGGCCATATATTCAAAGATCGGCAGGATGCGGATCTTGGACCGGTCGATGACCGCGTGGACATTCTCGGGCAGGACTCGGGGGAGGTTCTCTACGATCCCGCCGCCGGTGATATGGGCCAGGGCCACGAGATGCTCTTTGCACGCTTTGAACTCCCGGACATAGATACGGGTCGGTTCCAACAGCACATCGATCAGCGGACGACCCTCGAACTCCTCGTCAAAGGAGAGGCCCAGCTTTTCGAAAAGAAGTTTGCGCACCAGGGAGAAACCGTTGGAGTGGATCCCCGAGCTGGGAAGGGCCAAAAGGATCTGTCCGGGGCGCACCAGGCTGATCCGGTCCATTTCGCTGCGCTCGGCGATCCCCACGGCGAAACCGGCCAGATCGAAGTCCTTTTCGCTGTACATCCCCGGCATCTCGGCCGTTTCTCCGCCGATGAGAGCACATTCGCTCCGGCGGCACCCTTCGGCGATGCCGGCGATGACTCTCTGAGCATCCCGGGGCACGAGTTTTCCGGTGGCGTAATAGTCCAGGAAGAACATCGGCGTCCCGAAGTTGCATATGAGGTCGTTGACGCACATCGCCACCAGATCGATTCCCACACCGTCGAGCTTGCCACTCTCGATGGCCAGCTTGAGCTTGGTCCCCACCCCGTCCGTGGCGGAGAGGAGGACCGGCTCCCGGCACCCCTGGGGGAGTGCGTAGGCCCCGGCGAAAGAGCCGATACCCCCGATGACATTCTCATCGAAAGTCGATTTGACCTCCGCCTTGATCGCTTCGACGAACTGATTCCCGGCATCGATATCGACACCGGCATCCTTGTAGCTTATCTTTTCATTGCTCATTTGGGCTCCTTTCCGTCAGCGTCGCAGGGAGGGATGAACTGCCGCAGAATCTCGAGGGAGAGACACTTGCCGGTAAAACCGCCGACCAGCAGCAGAACGATCACCGCCAACTGTACGAGAAAGGCGATCCGGGGTTGGCTGACCGCCAATCCCATATTGATTCCCAAAATAATGGCCAGAAAAATACGCTGCATCCGCTCGGCACACATCATCTTCGACGCTCCTGTGTAAATATATCGGATTATAGCGCAGCTACCCGTTGAGCTTCCTTCCCAACTTGGCTTCGACGGAGGCTTTTTTCTTCTGCAGCCGACCTACCGGCCCTTTGCGATAGTCGATCTTGAGCACGCTGTAGATGCGGTTGCAATCGGATTCCAATTCGGCATGAGCTTTTTCGATCAGGGTAAAAATCTCGCTGACCGTTTCGGCTTCGATGATGGTCCCCATAGGTGTGAGCTGATAGGGCAAACCGCTGCGATCGACGAGATCGAGGACCCGCGCCACAAAGGCGCTCTTGGATTCGGTCTGGTCGGTGGGGAACATAGCAAATTCGACGAGGGCGGACATCAAGGCTCCTTTGGAAATGTCGGATTTTGGATGATGGATGATGAATCGGACGTTATAATGCCATATGCGAACAAAAAACGAAAAATTCCTCACTCCTCACTTCTCACTCCTCACTTCGACATCGGGCAATACCCGATGCTGATCGTTGGTGCCGGTGCCGCGGGCTTGGCGGCAGCCATCACGGCGGCAAGAAGAGGGATGCAAGTTACCCTGCTGGAGCAGAACAAAGAACCGGGCAAAAAGATCCTGGTCAGCGGCAACGGCCGCTGCAACATTGCCAACCACCATCCCGAGCCCCATCGTTTTCATTCCAACGATCCCGATTTTCTTCGCAAAGCCCTCAAAGGATTCGATGCTGAACGTATCTCCGGCTTTTTGCAGAGCCTGGGGCTCGAAGTGGAAGAGGAAGAGGAGGGCAAACTCTTTCCGATGGGACGCCAGGCTGCCAGTGTCGTCAAGCTCTTGACAAGGGAATGTCAACGTCTGGGTGTGAAGCTTGTCACCGATTGTCACGTAGAAGAGATCATCAAAGAAAAAGAGGGCTTCCTCATAAAAAGCAGCTGCGGAATTTTTCGGGATATCTCCCTGCTCCTGGCCGGGGGAGCGCCCGCCGCACCCCAGCTGGGCGGCAGCAACAGAGGAATGCTTATGGCTCAGAGTCTGGGCCACAGACTCATCCCGCCCCGTCCGGCCCTGGTGGCGCTGGAGAGCGAAGAGGCTTGGCCCAAAAAGGCGGCGGGGGTCAAAGTCCGTGCCAGAGTCAGACTGGCGGCATCGGGACAGACGGTCAAAGAGAAGGATGGCGATCTGCTTTTTACCGATTACGGGGTAAGCGGTTTGGCGGTTTTGGATCTGAGCCGGGAGGCGAGCCTGAGACTGGCAGAATGGGAACCCTGTGACCTGCTTATCGACCTCCTGCCCCAATGGAGTAAAGAGCGCTTGACAGCATTCTTGACAAAGCGTATCGATCCCCATCGCCGGCTCCCGATCGATCTTTGGCTGGAAGGGGTACTGCATCGCAAACTGGTACCGATCATCCTGGAGAAAAGCGGCCTCAAACTCTCCGACGAATCACAACTCAACCGCAAAAGCATCGGCCGACTCGTCTATGCCGTCAAAAACCTCAAGCTTGCCGTTACTCAGACCCGGGATTTCCGCTACGCCGAAGTGGCGACCGGAGGCATCGACGTCACTCAGGTCGATCCGGAGACGATGGAATCCCGACTCGTTCCCGGACTCTATTTCGCCGGCGAAATCCTCAACGTGGACGGGGATCGGGGCGGCTTCAACTTCCACTGGGCGTGGACGAGCGGGATCAGAGCGGGAATATCAATTGATGATGGATGATGGATGATGGAAGATTATGGATTATGGATTGCTGAGAGATCAGAAATGGTTGTCCTTCTTCTTTAATCGCCTTTAATGACCCCAATGACCAATGCCTAATGACCAGTGACTAAAACACTTGCGACTTGAGGGCCGCAGACCCGTGCTTGCGACGTGCGACTAAAGTCAGCTCTGCGCCGCGGCTTTCTTATCCCGGGCGGCCCGGCGGCGGGCGGCGGAATCGAGATACTTTTTGCGGATGCGGATGTTTTCGGGGGTTACTTCGACCAATTCGTCATCTTCGATCCACTCCATCGCCTGCTCCAGGGTCATTTTGCGGGGCGGGACCAGCTTGATGGCGTCGTCGGCACCGCTGGTGCGCATGTTGGTCAATTGTTTCCCTTTGAGGGGATTGACTTCCAAGTCACCGGGACGGGCGCTCTCTCCAATCACCATTCCATTATACACCTTCGCCTGAGGCTCGATAAAGAGGGTACCACGGGCCTGAAGGTTGAAGAGGCTGAAGGCGACTGCGACACCGTTGTCCATAGAGACCAGCGCTCCCTGGGTTCGGCTCTCGACGCTGCCGGTATAGGGGCGGTACTCCAGGAAGGAGTGGTTCATGACCCCTTCACCTTTGGTATCGGTGAGGAATTCGCTGCGAAAGCCGATGAGGCCCCGGGCGGGAATCTCGAATTCGATCCGGACCGTGCCGTCGGGCATCGGGGTCATGGAGCTCATCTCGGCTTTGCGTTTACCCAGCTTTTCGATGACCGTTCCCTGATGCTCTTCGGGGACATCGATGACCAGATGCTCGAAAGGCTCCATGCGAACCCCGTTCTCCTCTTTGATGACGACTTCGGGACGGGCCATGAGAAACTCGAAGCCTTCCCGGCGCATATTTTCGGCGAGAATGCCGATCTGCAGCTCTCCCCGTCCGGAGACTTTGAAGCTGGCATCCCCCAGGGGCTCCATCTTCATCGCGATATTGGTCTCCATCTCTTTTTCGAGGCGCTCGCGGATCTTGTTGGAGGTGACGTGTTTGCCCTCGGTACCCGCCAGCGGGCCGTCGTTGACACTGAAGATGACTGAAAGGGTCGGCTCTTCGATGTGCAGAGGATCGAGAGGCTGAGGATTGGCGGAATCGGCGATCGTATCTCCGACGTCGATGTCGTTGAATCCGGCGATGGCGACGATATCGCCCGCTTCCGCCTCGTCGATTTCGACACGATCCAACCCGCGGAAACCGATGAGCTTGCTTACGCGGCTCTTGGTCTTTTCTCCGTCGGCTTTGAGGAGCGTATACTCGTCACCCTTTTTGATCCGACCGTTGAAGATCCGGCTGATCCCGATCCGCCCGACGAAATTGTCGTAGTCAAGCGTAAAGACCTGCGCCTGGGTCGAAGCGTCGGCTGATCCTTCGGGATAGGGGACGTGCTCGATGATCGCTTCAAACAGGGGCGTGAGATCTTTGTTCTCATCTTCAAGATTCCATTTGGCATAGCCGTCGCGGGCGGCGGCATAAAGCACCGGGAACTCCAGCTGTTCGTCATTGGCATCCAATGCCACGAGCAGGTCGAAGACCTCATCGACCACCCGCTCGGGCTCGGCGGCGGGCTTGTCGATCTTGTTGACGACAACGATAGGCTTGAGGCCCAGTTCGATCGCTTTTTTGAGGACGAATTTTGTCTGGGGCATGACCCCCTCCTGGGCATCCACCAGCAGCAGAACGCCGTCGACCATCTTGAGCACCCGCTCCACTTCGCCGCCGAAGTCGGCGTGGCCCGGGGTGTCGATGATGTTGATCTTGTGATCTCCGTAGGTGATGGCGGTGTTTTTGGAGAGGATGGTGATCCCCCGCTCTTTTTCGATGTCGTTGTTGTCCATCACCCGCTCGTCCACTTCCTGGTGGGCGGCAAAGGTCCCGGATTGCTGAAGCAATCCGTCAACCAGAGTTGTCTTGCCGTGGTCGACGTGCGCAATAACGGCGATGTTCTTGATTTTTTGCATTCTTGTTCCTATCGTAAAGTGCGCGCATTATATCGAAATCGTCGCGGGCCATTGGTCGTGGATCGTTGAAGGCCCATATTATCGTAATGAGAGCCAATTTGGACTACAAAAGAAAATTG is a window of Nitratifractor salsuginis DSM 16511 DNA encoding:
- the pyrE gene encoding orotate phosphoribosyltransferase; translation: MDVEKIYKDAGALLEGHFILSSGNHSNRYLQSAKVLEDPKRAELLAKELARLIQESGLEVETVCAPALGGVLAGYELARALGVRSIFVERKEGQMQLRRGFEVHPGEKVLICEDIITTGGSAMEAAKIIESLGAEIVGFAALANRGFCSRSGSGKAAKPECKLPADKPFFALDDFEFEMYSPEECPMCKEGSEAVKPGSRS
- the purM gene encoding phosphoribosylformylglycinamidine cyclo-ligase, yielding MSNEKISYKDAGVDIDAGNQFVEAIKAEVKSTFDENVIGGIGSFAGAYALPQGCREPVLLSATDGVGTKLKLAIESGKLDGVGIDLVAMCVNDLICNFGTPMFFLDYYATGKLVPRDAQRVIAGIAEGCRRSECALIGGETAEMPGMYSEKDFDLAGFAVGIAERSEMDRISLVRPGQILLALPSSGIHSNGFSLVRKLLFEKLGLSFDEEFEGRPLIDVLLEPTRIYVREFKACKEHLVALAHITGGGIVENLPRVLPENVHAVIDRSKIRILPIFEYMANYVEEEEMFRTFNMGVGMIWVAEPEHVDAILERTDAYVIGELVSGERGVTLA
- the typA gene encoding translational GTPase TypA, with amino-acid sequence MQKIKNIAVIAHVDHGKTTLVDGLLQQSGTFAAHQEVDERVMDNNDIEKERGITILSKNTAITYGDHKINIIDTPGHADFGGEVERVLKMVDGVLLLVDAQEGVMPQTKFVLKKAIELGLKPIVVVNKIDKPAAEPERVVDEVFDLLVALDANDEQLEFPVLYAAARDGYAKWNLEDENKDLTPLFEAIIEHVPYPEGSADASTQAQVFTLDYDNFVGRIGISRIFNGRIKKGDEYTLLKADGEKTKSRVSKLIGFRGLDRVEIDEAEAGDIVAIAGFNDIDVGDTIADSANPQPLDPLHIEEPTLSVIFSVNDGPLAGTEGKHVTSNKIRERLEKEMETNIAMKMEPLGDASFKVSGRGELQIGILAENMRREGFEFLMARPEVVIKEENGVRMEPFEHLVIDVPEEHQGTVIEKLGKRKAEMSSMTPMPDGTVRIEFEIPARGLIGFRSEFLTDTKGEGVMNHSFLEYRPYTGSVESRTQGALVSMDNGVAVAFSLFNLQARGTLFIEPQAKVYNGMVIGESARPGDLEVNPLKGKQLTNMRTSGADDAIKLVPPRKMTLEQAMEWIEDDELVEVTPENIRIRKKYLDSAARRRAARDKKAAAQS
- the infC gene encoding translation initiation factor IF-3, whose translation is MSKQQRNTRGKRREDSVIMNDAIRARELRVVGDDKEQYGIIPRADALKIAEEKGLDLVLISPDATPPVAKIMDYGKHKYQVEKKKKEAKKNQKKIEVKEVKFSCKIADNDIAYKVKHAREFLEKGKHVKLRVFLRGREMANPELGVEVLKRVWPMIEDIGVMEKAPHQEGRYITMYVTPKKEK
- a CDS encoding NAD(P)/FAD-dependent oxidoreductase encodes the protein MLIVGAGAAGLAAAITAARRGMQVTLLEQNKEPGKKILVSGNGRCNIANHHPEPHRFHSNDPDFLRKALKGFDAERISGFLQSLGLEVEEEEEGKLFPMGRQAASVVKLLTRECQRLGVKLVTDCHVEEIIKEKEGFLIKSSCGIFRDISLLLAGGAPAAPQLGGSNRGMLMAQSLGHRLIPPRPALVALESEEAWPKKAAGVKVRARVRLAASGQTVKEKDGDLLFTDYGVSGLAVLDLSREASLRLAEWEPCDLLIDLLPQWSKERLTAFLTKRIDPHRRLPIDLWLEGVLHRKLVPIILEKSGLKLSDESQLNRKSIGRLVYAVKNLKLAVTQTRDFRYAEVATGGIDVTQVDPETMESRLVPGLYFAGEILNVDGDRGGFNFHWAWTSGIRAGISIDDG
- the thrS gene encoding threonine--tRNA ligase; its protein translation is MSENIIGYINDRGELVDTQSAGDSCEGCREIFFDNSPEALEIIRHSTAHLMAQAIRELYPDAQFFVGPVVDEGFYYDFRTSEKIGEEDLKKIEKKMKELVKKKLPIEKYEISKAEAVEKFKNDDLKQAVLKNIPSETVSIYRQGDFEDLCRGPHVPNTRFLHNFKLTRVAGAYLGGDENAEMLTRIYGIAFADKESLKKWQQMMEEAKRRDHRKLGTELELFMFNEEAGAGLPFWLPKGARLRSKLEQILWRSHRRRGYEPVRGPEILKADMWRTSGHYACYGENMYLTEIDGQEYGLKPMNCIGHILIFKNSTKSYRDLPLKYFEYGVVHRHEKSGVLHGLLRVREFTQDDAHIFCTPEQIKPVVLEVVEFVDAVMKKFGFEYTMEISTKPEKAIGDDEVWEVATQALKDALDENGLEYGIDEGGGAFYGPKIDVKITDAIGRKWQCGTVQVDFNLPERFDVEYVAEDNTRKRPVMIHRAILGSFERFIAILTEHYAGEFPFFIAPTQVIFVPIAAEHTAYAKELAEALMEREIDSEIYDRNDSLNKRIRLAEKQKVPYVVIVGDEEVKNRSVAVRDRRKKEQYNLSADDFMLQLSKELQEGKI
- a CDS encoding MTH1187 family thiamine-binding protein yields the protein MSALVEFAMFPTDQTESKSAFVARVLDLVDRSGLPYQLTPMGTIIEAETVSEIFTLIEKAHAELESDCNRIYSVLKIDYRKGPVGRLQKKKASVEAKLGRKLNG